The Amycolatopsis mongoliensis genome includes a window with the following:
- a CDS encoding helix-turn-helix transcriptional regulator, translating into MEARVSAWRPAVPGIAEVFHARFITHAYPLHTHDTWTLLIVDDGVIRYDLDRHHHGALGPAVTLLPPNVAHDGRAATSHGFRKRVLYLETSVLGEDLVGAAVDRPSVADGLLRTRIHQLHASLTEPGDALEAESRLALVAERLRTHLGRPATHPPKRGLADDLRDLLDAKLPEALTLAEAAETLGAHPAHLVRCFGARFGLPPHRYLTGRRVDRARRLLLDGAPAADVAAATGFSDQAHLTRHFKRYLGTTPSRYSKAR; encoded by the coding sequence ATGGAGGCACGCGTCTCGGCTTGGCGGCCGGCGGTCCCGGGGATCGCCGAGGTCTTCCACGCGCGCTTCATCACGCACGCCTACCCGCTGCACACGCACGACACGTGGACGCTGCTGATCGTCGACGACGGCGTCATCCGCTACGACCTCGACCGCCACCACCACGGCGCGCTCGGCCCGGCCGTGACGCTGCTGCCGCCGAACGTCGCGCACGACGGGCGCGCCGCGACCAGCCACGGCTTCCGCAAGCGCGTGCTCTACCTGGAGACGTCGGTGCTGGGCGAGGACCTCGTCGGCGCGGCGGTCGACCGGCCGAGCGTCGCGGACGGGCTGCTGCGCACCCGGATCCACCAGCTGCACGCGTCGCTGACCGAGCCGGGTGACGCGCTCGAGGCCGAAAGCCGGCTCGCGCTCGTCGCCGAGCGGCTGCGCACGCACTTGGGCCGGCCGGCCACGCACCCGCCGAAGCGGGGGCTCGCCGACGACCTGCGGGACCTGCTCGACGCGAAGCTGCCCGAAGCGCTGACGCTGGCCGAAGCGGCCGAGACGCTGGGGGCGCACCCGGCGCACCTCGTCCGCTGCTTCGGGGCGCGGTTCGGCCTGCCGCCGCACCGCTACCTGACGGGCCGCCGCGTCGACCGCGCACGCCGGCTGCTGCTCGACGGTGCCCCGGCGGCCGACGTGGCAGCCGCCACCGGGTTCTCCGATCAAGCTCACTTGACCCGGCATTTCAAGCGGTACCTGGGCACGACGCCGTCGCGGTACTCGAAGGCTCGGTGA
- a CDS encoding HhH-GPD-type base excision DNA repair protein, with the protein MLRELHLTGDPAADKLLNDDPFALLVGMLLDQQYPMEHAFAGPRKIADRMDGFSLAKIAATDVEKFVEMCVVPPAIHRYGGSMARRVHALAQHIIENYDGRTEGLWLDGRPKPDGPEVLKRLRALPGFGEQKAKIFLALLGKQRGIQPKGWREAAGAYGDRGSRRSIADVTSAETLAEVRAFKKAAKAAAKAG; encoded by the coding sequence ATGCTGCGCGAACTGCACCTGACCGGCGACCCGGCCGCCGACAAGCTGCTCAACGACGACCCGTTCGCCCTGCTCGTCGGCATGCTCCTCGACCAGCAGTACCCGATGGAGCACGCCTTCGCCGGCCCGCGGAAGATCGCCGACCGGATGGACGGGTTCTCCCTCGCGAAGATCGCCGCGACCGACGTCGAGAAGTTCGTCGAGATGTGCGTGGTGCCGCCCGCCATCCACCGCTACGGCGGCTCGATGGCCCGCCGCGTCCACGCGCTCGCGCAGCACATCATCGAGAACTACGACGGCCGGACCGAGGGGCTCTGGCTCGACGGCCGCCCGAAGCCCGACGGCCCGGAAGTCCTGAAGCGGCTGCGGGCGCTGCCGGGGTTCGGCGAGCAGAAGGCGAAGATCTTCCTGGCCCTGCTGGGCAAGCAGCGCGGCATCCAGCCGAAGGGCTGGCGCGAGGCGGCCGGGGCGTACGGCGACCGCGGCTCGCGCCGGTCGATCGCCGACGTCACGAGCGCCGAGACGCTGGCCGAGGTCCGTGCGTTCAAGAAGGCCGCCAAGGCCGCGGCCAAGGCGGGTTAG